GTCGCTCAATGGACGCGAGATCATGGCCATGTTCCTGCCACGCTCGGCTATCAAAACTATCCCAAGAGCTGCTGTATCAGTGTCAATGAAGTGATCTGTCACGGCATCCCGGGCCCCTACGAATTGCAACCAGGCGACATTGTCAACGTCGACATCACCACAATCGTTGACGGATGGCATGGCGACCAAAGCGAAACCTTTTTGATCGAAGAAGTCAGTGAAGAACGCCGAGCGGTCACCCAATGCGCATTTGATTGCCTGTACCTGGCCATCGACGCACTCACCCCGGGTTGCCGCGTCAGCGAGATTGGTGAAACCATCGTGCCCGAGGCGCATCGACGAGGATTCACCGTCGTGCGGGAATACGTCGGACACGGCCTTGGTCGCCAATTCCACCTCGATCCCTCGATCCCTCACTACCCCAACCGCGAAAGCCGCAGCGACCGTCTGTTTCCCGGAATGTGCTTCACCGTCGAACCGATGATCAACGCCGGAACTCGCTACACCCGCTGTGACAAGCAAGACGGCTGGACCGTGCGAACCAAGGACGGCTTGCCGTCGGCACAGTTCGAGCACACGCTGCTGATGACCGAAGAAGGTCCCGAGATTTTGACGTTGACCGAAAACGGCCCCCGCCGCGGACACCAGTTCTAGCGGACTGCCTGAAAACCGTAGCGGAAGTCGCGGGCTGCTTGTTGTTTTAGTCGTACGACGGACTTCCTAGTCCGTCGAATCCATCATTGACGGACGAGGACGTCCATCATACATCCCATGCCGCAGGAAACTTCACTAAATCAACAGCCCGTCAAGGCTTTCGGTAGCATGCCATAA
The nucleotide sequence above comes from Novipirellula caenicola. Encoded proteins:
- the map gene encoding type I methionyl aminopeptidase produces the protein MLKQQKKLILDEAQRDSMRRAGRVNARLMDFIRPHVVAGVTTQSIDDLVAQWTRDHGHVPATLGYQNYPKSCCISVNEVICHGIPGPYELQPGDIVNVDITTIVDGWHGDQSETFLIEEVSEERRAVTQCAFDCLYLAIDALTPGCRVSEIGETIVPEAHRRGFTVVREYVGHGLGRQFHLDPSIPHYPNRESRSDRLFPGMCFTVEPMINAGTRYTRCDKQDGWTVRTKDGLPSAQFEHTLLMTEEGPEILTLTENGPRRGHQF